TCGAATAGCACAGAAAAACGTGCGATTTTCCGCATGGCAGCAGGGGTATCACCCATTTCTATATCTATTACAATATTGTTCAACAACTCCTTTAATTGCGGAATCATGATACCCCGTCCTCTACAGATTTATTAGGGACAGTACATAGGGCAGTCGGTGGTAGTCCCCTTGCTTGATTTTCTTTAAAACATCCTCATAGAATGAGGAATTGTGCCCTATTGACCTCTCAATGGCGTTAATAACTCCTACCACCATGTCTTCATCTACGTTTCTTTCTTCAGCCATACAGCTACAGATAGTAAAAAAGCGAATCAGGGTATAGAAGAAGATCATCAGGAAGAATGCATCCATGTATTTATGTGTGTAAAACTTCTTAGAAAAGATAAAGTTAACAAAGTAGTTCTCATAGATATGACTAATTCCACTGACGTAAGGCTTGTAATATTTATTGTAATTCTCTAGTAGACTTTCTACTTTAGCATTAGAAATAATAGCTTCGTCCAGTAATTTTAATTGAATATATGACAGAGCTATCAGCTTACTCAGATTAGATTCTGTAATGCCACCTAGTATTCTTTTGTCCACCGCTTCCTTTACTAATTTCATCATAAATAATGGCTGAGAAGGTATGTTTTTTAGTTGGTCTATTAGCGTTTCATCTAGGTTCTGTAGGTACTTTCTAATACCTGCAGTATCACCATCTTTTAGCTTGTCAACCACGATACCAGCAAGAATTAACCTGGTATCTACATCCATTTCCCGGAACTGCATTATATCAATAAGAAGTTCTTCCACCTCAAAATAACTGGTCTTGCCAGCCTTCTTTCTCTCTAACACATCCCCTATCTTAGTTAAGTGACCATTTAAGGTAGGAAAGTCAAACCCCTGGGGGTCCATATAGAATTCCACGGGTTCCTTCTTCTTGAGGGTATTAGCAGCTGCAGCACAGGCATAAGTGAAGGCCATTTCATAGCCCCGTTCAGTGAACGCTATATTTCTGGGGAAGATCTTGCAGGTATCGGATAAGGCTTCAATGCCAAACTTCCTCTGGATGGCGCAAAAACCTTCTTCATCTAGGAAGGGGCAGACTCTAGCCTCTTGGACAGTTATTTCTTTCTTTTCCCCTTCTACCTCAGTGATAGCAGTCTTGTCTCTTTGTTTAAGCTGGATAAAAGCCCTTCCGTCTTTATTCTTTTTTAAATTATTCTCTACCAAGGCAGCAAACTCCTGGTCTGCAGCAGCATACTGTTCATATTTATCCACCGTCTTCTTATCTATGTCAATCCGCCAGCGCTTACAACACTCGGTACACATGGCACATTTGAAGTTAAGTATATAATCCGGGATTAGGTAGTGTTTGGCAGCCATAATTTCCACCCTTTATTAAGTACTAGAGTTTGCTTTTAATTATGTATTACTGTTTTTGTTAGCCACTTGACAGCTATTGTGTAGAAAGAAAGCCAACCGAAAACCGGTTGGCTCTCCTATAATGTTTGTTATAACTAACGGAGCAGTTGCAGTATGTTTTGGGGTTGCTGGTTGGCTTGAGCCAGCATGGCCTGAGCGGCTTGGGAGAGGATGTTCTGTTTGGTGAACTCCATCATTTCCTTGGCCATATCTACGTCGCGGATACGGGACTCAGCAGCGGTCAGGTTTTCACTGGAGGTTCCCAGGTTGTTGATGGTGTGTTCTAAGCGGTTTTGGAAAGCACCAAGGTTAGAGCGTTGGGCTGATACTTTTTCAATGGCATTGTTAATTACGGTAACAGCAGCAGCTGCACTTGTATGGGAAGTAACGTCAAGGGCTGCTTCTACCGCAGTGTTGTTGGTACCATTGGTTACGTTATATGTTGATGTAAAGTTGCCAGTACCTGCTTTACCAGATAATCCCAGAGCAGCAGCTCTCATGTCACCAATATTAATTGTCATACTTTGACCTTGGTTGGCACCAACCTGGAAGGTAGCAGTAAACTCTTGTTTTCTTCCTCCATCAGTAAAGGAGATACTATTACCATTGGTTCCAGCCTGCTTAGCTTCGATTACGAGATCATTAGCAGTGGTTCCTTGTTTAAGAGTAACATTAGTTAATTTGCCGGCAGTTTGGGCTATTAAATCGGCAACAATATCAGCTCCACTTTTGGCGTTGTGGATATCTACACCGATACCGATTCCTTCGTAATTGCCTTTACTTCCGTCATAGAATTCAATTACTTGGTTATCAATGGTAAAGCCTTTACCAACTAAGGCTGCAGCATCTGCTGCATTAGCAATGCTTGCAAAGCTGATATTTCCAGTTTTTGCTTTGGCACCGGCAACCATATTACCTGGGGTTACTACACCTTCGGTACCAACAGCAGCATCAGAATATGTGGTTGCTGCAATTGTTCCGGCTAAACCATCAGCAGCACTACCTGCAATTGCGGAAATTGTCAACTGGTCGCCAGTTGCAGTTACCTGGTAATCACTGCCAATACCAAGTTTAGTTAAAGCACTATTTAGTGCATTAGCCAGTGCAGTAGCAGCAGCATTGGCATCAGCAAATGTACCGGCTTTTGTTCCAAGAGTAATTGTTTGACCATCGGCGCCAACAGTAGTAGTATCCACAGATTTATCTAGAGTTACTGTAATTGTTTTACCACCGATATTATACGTTGCAGTTCCAGCAACATCATCAATATCTGCAATGGTATCAGTAACTTTAACTTGGGATAAACTGTCCGCTGTACCACCGGTTAGTGTACCTGCTGTAATCAAGTTTGTTGCTGTTACGTTAGCTGAACCATCTCCACCTTTTAATAACTTCTGGGTGTTGAACTCGGTGGTGTTACCAATACGGTTAATTTCCGAGGTTAGCTGGTTAATTTCCTTCTGGATTTCATCACGGTCAACGGTTACGTTGGTGTCGTTGGCTGCTTGGACAGCCAGTTCACGCATACGTTGTAGGATGGCGTGGGTTTCGTTTAAACCACCTTCAGCGGTTTGAATCATGGAAATACCATCTTGGGCGTTACGGGCAGCTTGGTCCAGACCACGGATTTGAGCGCGCATTTTTTCGGAGATAGCCAGACCAGCAGCATCGTCACCGGCACGGTTAATACGGAGA
This region of Desulforamulus ferrireducens genomic DNA includes:
- the fliB gene encoding flagellin lysine-N-methylase; translation: MAAKHYLIPDYILNFKCAMCTECCKRWRIDIDKKTVDKYEQYAAADQEFAALVENNLKKNKDGRAFIQLKQRDKTAITEVEGEKKEITVQEARVCPFLDEEGFCAIQRKFGIEALSDTCKIFPRNIAFTERGYEMAFTYACAAAANTLKKKEPVEFYMDPQGFDFPTLNGHLTKIGDVLERKKAGKTSYFEVEELLIDIMQFREMDVDTRLILAGIVVDKLKDGDTAGIRKYLQNLDETLIDQLKNIPSQPLFMMKLVKEAVDKRILGGITESNLSKLIALSYIQLKLLDEAIISNAKVESLLENYNKYYKPYVSGISHIYENYFVNFIFSKKFYTHKYMDAFFLMIFFYTLIRFFTICSCMAEERNVDEDMVVGVINAIERSIGHNSSFYEDVLKKIKQGDYHRLPYVLSLINL
- a CDS encoding flagellin, which translates into the protein MRINHNIAALNTYRQLSFNNTNTQKSLEKLSSGLRINRAGDDAAGLAISEKMRAQIRGLDQAARNAQDGISMIQTAEGGLNETHAILQRMRELAVQAANDTNVTVDRDEIQKEINQLTSEINRIGNTTEFNTQKLLKGGDGSANVTATNLITAGTLTGGTADSLSQVKVTDTIADIDDVAGTATYNIGGKTITVTLDKSVDTTTVGADGQTITLGTKAGTFADANAAATALANALNSALTKLGIGSDYQVTATGDQLTISAIAGSAADGLAGTIAATTYSDAAVGTEGVVTPGNMVAGAKAKTGNISFASIANAADAAALVGKGFTIDNQVIEFYDGSKGNYEGIGIGVDIHNAKSGADIVADLIAQTAGKLTNVTLKQGTTANDLVIEAKQAGTNGNSISFTDGGRKQEFTATFQVGANQGQSMTINIGDMRAAALGLSGKAGTGNFTSTYNVTNGTNNTAVEAALDVTSHTSAAAAVTVINNAIEKVSAQRSNLGAFQNRLEHTINNLGTSSENLTAAESRIRDVDMAKEMMEFTKQNILSQAAQAMLAQANQQPQNILQLLR